In Setaria italica strain Yugu1 chromosome IX, Setaria_italica_v2.0, whole genome shotgun sequence, the genomic stretch CAAGATGGGGTTCGCTCACCTTGCTGGAGAGCTGTACCCACTTCATGCATGTGTAATCGAGGGCGAGGTGACCGCGCTTCGTCTCGGCGACCGCGCCGACCTCCACCGCGGGGATGTCGGCGAACTCTGTCTGCAGGCGGCCTCGCACGGCGTCCCATACCTGCGCTAACGGCAAATAGAGCGTGTTAGCTAGCCCATGGCTTCAGTAACAAGCAGCTAACGCGAGGACAGCGAATTAGGAAGGTTCCATGCCTTGATGCGGCCGTCCCCGGAGGAGAGCGCGAGGAAGTCCGCGCTGGGGCTGAAGGAGGTGAGGAGGTCGCGGATTGGAGCCGCAacgggcgccatggccggcgcgcggcggctggTCCTCGCGGCAGCGGGGAGAGGGGGTttagccggcggcggcggcggcgggaggaaggGTTTTGGGAGGAAGGGCAAGTGGGAGGCGAGCGAGCCCAAGTCACCCCTCCGTCCCTCGCGCGCCGCTTTTCCCGTTTGGGTTCGTTCGGCCGCCCGACACGGGCCGTCGGCCCGGTCGGTTTCGTTTTGTAGCTCGCTTCACGCGGCTGAGCCGGACCGGGAGGGGCTAGGGTTTTTCTGCGCCCAAACAACAAGGCAACAGACATTTTGCCGCCGCACCACTCCCGCGTCCACCCCCCGAccccctcaccgccgccgggaATGGAATCCAGCGCCGAGAGGCTTCGCGGCCTCCGCATCACCTCCCTGGATGGGGATGATGACGAGACCGTGGTTCCCCACCAGCCCTCTCCAGCccctggcgccgccgcagcggattacgaggacgatgacgaggatgaggaggaagaggcagaAGTGACCCTTGGTGTCCTTAAGAAGCCGAAGCACCCAGGCATCCTCCTTCGCCACTTGTTCCCCAGCAAGGCCGGTGGCATCCCGGTTTGTGCACCAACACGATCGTGTTGAGCTAATCTTTTATGCAGTTTCCGGCAGTGTATGTATTGATACTAGTGTTGTGTGGGTTTGTTCAGGCGTGGTTGGACCCCGTGAACTTGCCATCGGGGAAATCCAGCTGCTGTGGCTTCTGTGGCGAGCCTCTGCAGTTCGTCCTCCAGGTGATTTTTTGTGTGTAGTAATGTTTGACACACTGACACTATTACTTGTTATTTGGATGTCGAACCCAAAAATGTTGATTATAATTGGTTttcgttttgtttagatttatgcTCCAATCGAGGACAATGCCGCAGCGTTCCACCGAACGCTGTTCGTGTTCATGTGCCCATCGATGGCTTGCTTGCTCCGAGATCAGCATGAACAGTGGAGTCACAAGCATGGGAATCCATGTAGAAGGTGAAGCAAGTCATATGACTGTAATTTTGTTCAGAGATCTTCAGATTTTGATTTCTTGAAGTGGATTTTGTTGCAGTGTCAAGGTTTTCCGGTGCCAGTTACCACGGACTAATGCCTTCTACTCAACTGAACCTCCAAAGCACGACGGCTCTGACAAGCCACTATTTCCAGGAGGTATTGTTCTCGGCTGTTGCAGTTGATGCTATATTTCCTGCATTATGTAATAACagaagcccccccccccccctttcaTATGTAGCTGATGCATAAATATGTATAGCCACTGCATTTCCGGATCATATCTTCAATTGCTGAATTCTTGAAGTTTCTGTTTATGATATTTATTTGTTTCTGCCAATGTGCAGCCTTTTCTCCATGTCATCTGCCTTTCTAAAGTACTCTTTAGGAAGCATTTCTGTATATTATATTTAGGGTACCTATGAACCATGGCGCATGCAAATTGAATTTAAAAGAAGTTTATTTAAAGTGTGTAAGGTACACGCAAATGTACGGCAATTGCTGTTTTAAAATTTCCTGCTTGTGTCAATTTAACGCTGAGGTGCTATAATCTTTAAGTTTGCTATTTCTTGGTAAATGTGTTCTGCTTGTCCCTATAGATACttttggttgtcattgttggatGTTACTAATTTCTTTCGATTGCTTAACTATGTGTTGCCAGCTCCTGTATGCCACTGGTGTGGTACCTGGAAAGGCGATAAAATATGTAGTAGCTGCAAGAAAGCAAGATACTGTTCTGAGAAACATCAGGTATTATATGTTGAATTTACACTGATTGATTGGTTTCTGACATGAGCACATATCTTGGATAAACGGCCCTTGATTGTTGTTTGTCAGGCACTGCATTGGCGCACTGGTCATAAGAATGATTGCCTCCAGTTAATCAGTTCTTCTGATTCTTCAAAATCTGTTCTTCCGGCAATAGGAAAAGGTGATTATGCATGAATTACTACACCTATTTATGCTCTTAACATTTGAATTGTGATTTTCTGACCTTTTATTTCTATCTACTTGCAGTTCCTGCTAGCACTTCCTGGCCAGAATTTGAGATAGAAATTGACTATGAAGCTACTTTTGATTCTGATAGCTGTGATGAAAATAACTCGAAATCCTTGGTAATGCAAAGACATGGGAAACCAGATGCTATGATGCAGTCATGGATGGATCAATTTGAGGTTTTGAGCCCCATTTTCTCTTGCTTTCTTTAGAATAATCTATGTTGGACTTCTGCTTATGTATTGATCACCATGTTTATTTACTGCTATCTCTGTTTAGGCTGATGCTGACAACAAATGCTGGGCATCTTTTCAAGAGCGGGTCTCAAGAGCACCAAAGCAAGTCTTGAGGTGATATTGTATTGCTTGCATTTTCTCTTCTATGTCTACCATGTTTACTGTGCATTCACCTGCATTTTGCCGTACCGTTTTGGGAACATAGCCCTATTGTTAATGAACTTATTACTTCCattatcaagaaaaaaaatcgttGCCAATATTATGCATGACATGTGTATTGTGCAGGTACTGTCGAGAACCCAACGCTAAACCTTTCTGGGCGTTATCTTCTGGATGTCCGGCAAATGCTGATATCCCATCATGTAGCTCCTGTAAAGGTCCATTATGTTATGAATTTCAGGTTGGTCACATTTGTAGTTTATGACCACAATCCAAATTCATCATTATACTATTATAGTAATATATCCAATATCTCATAGCTTTACAACTAGAACAATCAAGGTTCTAATTTTTTCGTGTATAGACTAATTCAGTGCCACCAAATTTAGAAGTCAAGATCCAAACGTAGGAGATCTGTTTTTCTCATTTACTTACAAATATCTGTTCTGCTTCCAGATAATGCCACAATTGCTTTATTACTTTGGTGTGGGAAACCAACCAGACTCACTTGACTGGGCAACAATTGCTGTTTACACATGTCAAGGGTCATGTGACCAAAGTGTTAGCTACAAAGAGGAATTTGCTTGGGTTCAGTTGTACCCTACAACAACCACGAGGCGTTAATAATATTTTATCAATTCCTCGGAGTAACTGCTGTCCAATGTTGCAGGTTTGAAACTTCACCTGTTTTTCTGTTGCAAACTAATTACTGCTTCCAGTTTGTTGCTATATGTCGTCAACTAGTAAGAAATGGATGAAATATCAATATATTTTCCTTTGCATTTTGGTGTCAAAAGTTTAGCAGAAGCATAAACACTTTATACACCCACCAGTAGAATTGGAGATTATGATGCTCCAACACTGTAGTGACAGCTTCTTGAGGCCCATTGTTGGACCTATGCCTTGACAATCAAGGTACTAGCAGTCAATAGTTGATGTCAAAATTTGGAGGTAATATAAGTTCATTGCATCTGGTTAGATGTGGAACTTATGCTTGACTATGTGTTTCGTCCAGATTAGAAGTTCCCCCCATAGTCTTGTGCATGTGAAGTGGCTTGTAGCTTTGTAGGAACAACCAAGTCAAAAGGAGTTATTGCACCTAGTTCTTATAGATAGATCTAAAGTTACTGATTATTTCTCTGTTCATCCAACATTTTGCTAAAGTAAGTGATCACTTGTAACTAGTGTTGAGTTGGTGGGCTTTATCTGTGGTGTTAGTGACATCCAGTGGAAGTGAGCCTGGTAAACTAAATGTGAAATGTGGCTGAGAAGTTcccaaaaattctcaaaattaATCACCAGATGTTCTACATCTTAACAAAATTTTATGATATAAAAAATGATAGCATTTTTTACTTACAAAAAAGGCTGGGGAGGGTTTCTTCACTGTTATTTGAATATTTTTCCTTCTGTATATCTCAATTTCATTAGGTTTCATCTTCAGATTTCATAGGAATATATAGAACATACCATCCCTTACACGAGATGACCTAAGAACTTCTGAAAACTCATATCTCTGAATTTCATTAAGTTTCATCTGCAGATTTCATAGGAATATATAAAACATAACATACCTTCCCTTACACAAGATGACCTAAGAACTTCTGGAAACTCTTGAGTTGGATTTTCATTTGAATTTTCAACAGATTAAAAATTTTCACCTGTTATATTTTTAGGGCTATTTTCACCTGATATTTGGCCATTAGTAAACAGTTAGTGTTTGTGCACTTCCAAGCATACTCTCGATGTGTGTACTTTTCCAGGGAGGTCCACTCTGATGTTAAGTTTGTCTGGGTCATGACATTGTTTTCTCCTTCATAGAACTACTCATGCGACCCCTTTTATACCTAGGTGATAGTTTGGTTGCCCCTAGTCCCTAGGACTCAGTGAAATATTAGGTTAGGGCCCGTATAAAAATATGGTCATGCAGGCATGCATT encodes the following:
- the LOC101757295 gene encoding programmed cell death protein 2, producing MESSAERLRGLRITSLDGDDDETVVPHQPSPAPGAAAADYEDDDEDEEEEAEVTLGVLKKPKHPGILLRHLFPSKAGGIPAWLDPVNLPSGKSSCCGFCGEPLQFVLQIYAPIEDNAAAFHRTLFVFMCPSMACLLRDQHEQWSHKHGNPCRSVKVFRCQLPRTNAFYSTEPPKHDGSDKPLFPGAPVCHWCGTWKGDKICSSCKKARYCSEKHQALHWRTGHKNDCLQLISSSDSSKSVLPAIGKVPASTSWPEFEIEIDYEATFDSDSCDENNSKSLVMQRHGKPDAMMQSWMDQFEADADNKCWASFQERVSRAPKQVLRYCREPNAKPFWALSSGCPANADIPSCSSCKGPLCYEFQIMPQLLYYFGVGNQPDSLDWATIAVYTCQGSCDQSVSYKEEFAWVQLYPTTTTRR